The segment GACATCACTCAGCGAGCGCAAGTTTTTCAGTGAGGAATCTCTTTCAATAAACTTTTTAAGGCTTCATAATCAAAAGTTCAGCCAATTTGGATAATATTTAATGGCATGTCGTGCAGGAATGTTTCTGGCGGCATTGCAATTACGCGTCATGGCGTTGATGCGCAAAACGATCTGTCAGTACCTATGTTAATCTGAGAACATATTTTATCTCAATAGAGAGCTTGGCATCATGAAGCCGACCAGATGAACAAAAACCAAAAAAAGAATTCCACCCGGCATTTGGCATTTCCTGCAaaacaggtgctggggtGTCACGTGCTGCAAGCAGGGATGGCAAGCTGGGATACTTCAATAAGATTACGCacgaaatggtaaaaccttCAAGGCGCAGAATTTCATATGCATCGATGGGCGGAATAtacgtaatgtctgacatTTCCAGCCAGGATGACTTGTATTAGGACTTCTCCCACGTATCATATCATCCGCAAGGAAACGTGCAAGATGTTTCATCTAAAGGccacaaagaagatggccattAAATTTCCAGCTAAATGTGAGTTATTACTGGTATGCTGGCTGTGATTTTAAGATACCTGCTCCGTTGTGGGCGTGCCCCAGGCAGCCTGATTGAATTTTTAACGTTGTGTAAAATGGCGTGAGGGGCTAAATGCGTCAATAAAACCGCGCTATGAGTGATCTTCGATATGTTTGGGGCGGGCCGCGTGGCTGGTGTGGCTCGTTCGGACCCCCGATCGATCGAAAATCGGTCGATCCCTGAGGGTTGTTCGATTCGTATTGATCAGGGGGATCATTATGCCATCTAATTATCTGTGGGAATGTGAATATCGCAGTTGTACACTTTGGGGGGTGGGATTTGCGTTAGAAAATTTGTCATTTCCTGAATGCTTTTTCCGGCAGCCGTCGGCTGGCATAGAGCATCGCTGGGTGCTGCTTTTTTAACCCTCCTATTGACATCCTTCGAGAACCAAGAATGCACACCGGCAAGCCGCCATAGCTGTGTATAAGAATCAGACAGATGGAAGTCAGCTCTTGCAATCTCGGCATACTCAGCGACAACCAATCAGATTACTCACATGACAGGTTCCTGGTAAGAGCACAGACCCAGTTGAAAGAAAGTGGAACCTACCCCATGCAACTTAGGGGCCAAATCTATGTACGCGGGGATTTTCCGCTGGCCCGGATATCGTGTATGAGCGATCATTCTTGGCGGCCCGACTAGGCTCATGCCCTCTGTACAGGGAAAGAACGTTCTGATAAGTAACTCAATACTAATTGTTCAGGTTGGCGCTACCCCATCGGATAAGTCGCCTGGTGAGATTTTCAGGGAGGCAAACCCCGCGCATGGGTATGCAGAGCGAGTCTATGCCCGTGCTCCTGAAAGTGCATTTTAAAGTGGCGGAACCAATAATTACGGCAAAAATGTGACCAACTCGGTGAAAGGCTGAGACATGCCTTAGTACAGTAGTCTATCCCAGAACAACATCGAATACGATTCTTCGCTTTGATCATCTTCATGGGTTCCTCTCGTCCGGTCTCGCCGTCTTATCTTAGAGGTGCTTGCATGATTGAGCCCTATGGATTATGCCAAGCTAACTTAAATCACCCTACACTAAAGACAGTACACCCTTTCAATCCCACAGGTGGAGGTCGTAGACATGCCTCAACCTCCGCTGCCCAGTGGACGGTTCCAAAAACTCTCGCACGGTCTCCAACACTACAAGATTGAGCCTAGGCTAGCCCCAGGGCAAaaatagcttagatagttaatactaaccctatcctaaccctaaccctagCTTCTTAGCTATATCTCTCTTTTAGCTTCctagctatatctcttttccTAGCTTTTTAACCATATCCCTCTCTTTTACCTTTCtctagctatatctcttatatctgcctttttctttccttatCTCTATCCCTTTTATATCCCTTTTTATCTCCTTCTACtcttatttccttatatctttatatcttctttatagctatatcttagttaaagGAAAACACCAGGGCAAaaatagcttagatagttaatactaatcctatcctaaccctaagGAGCAAGAGGCATCGTAGCCTCATTATTAGGTTGTGACATATTGAGTGGTTAAGAATTAGCTGATTAGATGGTGATGATATAGGATGAAGGATTTTTGTGGCAGTCGCTTATCTATaccactcgcttatcatgcaTGTTAAAGActgtattatatataatcctGTTTCTTTAACCTAATTTTCAAGTTTAAGCTCCTTCAGTCTCAGTTTGaatttttataaaattattttcAGTCTGGTGTAAGCTTAAAGAAATTTTCCAGTATGACACATACTTTTATAAGACCCAGGCTTATAATGTATGTTAGCGCGTTTTCAATTTTTATGCGATTTCAAATGGACTCTACTACAAATTCATTTATAAATTTCTATTAGAGCTATAAATTGAACCCAGTTTGGCTGGATTTGGGCTTAAAAAACTCTTTGAATTCTAACCCCTCTTGTTTTAATAAACTCTGCCCCCTACCTGCAACGACCCATATTTTATCTGTATGGTGTTTTCTATGAACTCTGTCGCAGGTTATCGTGGATTTATTGTTAGGGTTAACATGCTCTCAGTAACCAGCCATTACTCATTTATTAACCGTCCGTTCAAGAGATACTCTCCAATTACGGCAATCCCGCCATTCTCTCCTCTGTCCTTCACCACTCCCTCCATCGCCGTCGTCAAGTTCTTCAGAAACCCATCATCCATCCCATCATCACGACAAGCTTCCAGAATATTCCTTAAAGCCTGTGCTTGCATTCCAATTGGATTCCCCAGGTTATCATCCCACGCCTTGTCATCCCAGGACCGAGCAATAAGTCCATTATACGATATCAATGTGCCTAGGAACGGGTTCAGGCTGCCTGACACAACAGGTTCAAGCTTCTCGTCGACTATCGCATGTCCCTTTTTGAGAAGTGCCATAGCGACGAACATTCCGCTAAACATGCCATACATGGACGATAGAGCAGCAAGGTCGTatcgagcagcagcatctATGGCTGTGCCGAGATACTCCGGCCTTCCGAGGGGTTCAAGGAATGAGGCGATGGGCTTGAATGCTTCGGGTGTTTCTCCACTGACGACAAAGAATGACTGGGGCCCTCCAATCATTTGAGGCGTTACCATGACCGCTCCGTCGAAGTATTGTTTAGTAGAGTGGGAGGCGGCCCAGTTTGCCATCTCCCGTGCTTGTTTCGGGGTACCGTTGGTCAGGTTGACAATGGTCTTTCCCTCGAAGGCAGAGGTCGGAATGTCAGCTAATACATTTTTGATGCTGGAGTAGTCGAGGAGACAGATGACAATGATGTTGTTCCTGGAGATAGCATTCTGGACATCCGCTTCGAGGATAGCTCCCGCCTCAACGGCGACTCTGACCTGAGGTCGGGCTGTCGTGCGGTTCCAGATCGTCACTTTGTGAGAAGCCATCAGAAGAGCTTGTACCAGGGCGGAACCCATGTTACCGAGACCGAGAAATgtgagagattgagaacTGGTCATTTTGAGCGTTGCAAGTGTGGTAAGCAATGAGTGCTGAGTGTGTTTGTTGGTATTCTAGATGTTTGTTGTTTCATGACTGCTACGGAACCTTGCCATCTCTTTATACTACAGCCCAGGCGATAGCTGCCTTCGCATTACGGCCTCATCCCTGTTTGAGCTATGCGACTGCTACGGACCTTGAATCTTACAGCCCCTAGCTGCTTCGATTACACCTTAAGTCGGACTGTCATTCATCCGCGAATGGCATTTTCTTAAGGTCTCCTCTCGACTTCTTAGAATTTATGAGTCACGCGGAGGATGTTGTAGGTAAAAGTGTAGTAGGCATGACGGAGCAAAAATTCAAAATATTTCGACTAAGCTCGGGTGAATTTGAGGTCGTTcggaggatgttgaggcttAGAAATCAAGCCCCGGAAGTGGAGGAGGTTCGATTAATCAGCATCCACACCCAAACGGCAGGTAAGCTTAAATTCACGGTCGACTAAGCCTAACTAGTCCTACAGTTTTACCCCACATAAAACATCGATTTTTTACCCACTCAGACTGGACACTAAATGTAGTATAAAACTAATTACCATTATATAAATACATATACCATAACCTTTAAATTCgcttatttatatttttataagaCCTTCtagcttgttgttggtataTTCGTCTTGGAAGTTGCTGACCTCGTGTCTGGACTGCAAGAAAGCCAGGACGGTGCGCACACATATCACAAGACAGGAAGGCGTGAGCCATCGACAGGGCATCAAACAGAGCTCCTCACAACTCCCACACTCGTCCAAAGTGGCTAGGCTAACATTGTTGTTGGAAATATTTGCATGAGATAACAAAGGCGAATGTATTGAAACTTGATACTGACGGGTTCTGAATTCGTGAGAGGTACCTACCAAGGACGTAGTCAACTCATTTGGATTCTACGGGTGCTCCAGCATCTTGATTCATGGACAAAGAAACTCAGGGACATAGGATTGTGAATCCACGGGCTAGTAAACCAGTTGCTGGTCATGGTGTGAAGATTGTCGAAGACATGGCGAATGACTTCCAGACACCTAATTGGTCTAGTGGAATTTGTTTTAGATATCATCATTGTGGCATTGTCGCACAGATAAAGCCTAGTCTCGAGAAGATAGAGCGAGATTTAAATGGATTGAGGCTAAAGAATTATTACAAGCAACCGTATTTGGACAGCTATGCAAATAGACCCCGTGTACTTCGGGTGTGTGTAAAAGTGTAGTAGGCGATGACGGAGCAAAAATCCCCTATTCAAGCAAGTTTGTTGTCTAATGGCTGCCACTGGTGGATGCTTTCAACGCTAGTCGAAACAAATATGTTGGAATTGTAGGCGCTCCCTCAGACGAAGTAGCCTACGATGTGCTTTTAATGCAGCAAATGGTTAAGTGGAGTAACAACCTAACACTTTCCGAGAGCGGCTATCATCGTAGAAGATCAGCAATGAACACACGTTACCAGCAGCGTGTAAAAGAATATACGAACCTTTAGTGCATCGGCTATCGGTGTAGGCGCCAGACACGTAGCAATACCCTTCAGCATGCGGGAGGCGGTCCCAAGTGCTACAAGACCACGACCATCAGATACGTCATGCCGTTGTCGACAGGTTAATAGTAACTCACCAGTTGCCTTCATGACAAGTTCCCTTCTTGTAGCAACCAAACTTGTACTCCTGGCCCTTGTACACCGAGTACTTGATCGGATAGTTGGTGCCAGGTCCACTGCGGCAGAAGGCGCGGTTCGAGACGTTGACGATCTTGCACTTCCTAGTGGAGCGTGCAAAGAGGTCACGACCCCCCAAATCAGCTACGCTCTGATCGACGCTCAAGAGCTCAGTTCCTGTGGCATGTTCGTCTCTTACGATGCCAACAGGGCCAGAGTCTGCGACAGGCGAAGCGAGGACGCCGGAGAGGGGAAGGAGCAAGGCAGTAACGGCAGAGAACTTCATTTTGAAAAGtgtgaagaagcagagtGTAGCTTGGGATGGTGCTTAAGCGAGGATGGTGTATCAgcagtgatggagatggaggttTTCTGGGGCATTGctctcctttttcttcctgACTTCGCCAGCTTCTTCGGTCCTTCCAGGTGAGATTTTTTACAAATACTCCAATGTAAGCTCGGAACCATTATTGCCCCGTGGGTGCAGCAACTGAAATAATTCAGCCGCGCAAATAAGGTAACCAACAAACATATTGCTGCCAGGGTTTGCAACTCAAGCCCAGGTTTGGAGCAATTCCATTGATCATCATCCACGTTAGCGGCTTGTATGGGGGAAGATAGTTTAACCCCTGAAACCCATATTGTGGAGTCCCACGTTCAGCCGCGGCGCAGGGCGAGATGATGTCGCTTAGACCGCGAGACCAAATAACCCCCAAAAACGAGGGCCCCCATTGCGAGGTAACGGCCCTAGGGCTTATATTGGTCGCAACAGATGATGCCTGGGAATAGCGGATAATATGAGTGTTGGTACTCTGTATTAGACAGTCCCGCTCCAGTCAAGCTTCACGAACTGCAATGGActccttctcatcttgtttgctgCAGCCTTACCAGGCTGTCGCGTTGGTAACAACGACAACGGGGAATCGGAACCTGATAAGCATAATCGACCCTGCTTAGACTGACCCATGAGCGGGGCAAAGAGTTCTTAGATTGGCGGCTAGAAATGGGCCCCACTTTGGTTTATCACctattattcttgtatcgAGAAAAGGAAAGGGAATTAAACTAATGGCTGAAACAGGAAAGATATTCAGGAAAACAAAGCAAAAAGAGCTCAtgtttaatattaataggctttactttataatagtGAAACACCATGGTGTCATaactaggtttattattagatgGAAGTTCAGCCAAAGGTTGGGGTTACAGGGGCATGAGTGGCTTGGAAAGGTAAAAACAACGACGGTAGAAATCGCATTGCAAGCCAACTAAAGGAAGGAGCAACAGCGGGGCGCAGCCAAGTGAGTGAGGGGGCGGGATCGACGCACTGAATCGGGCAGACATGCAGAGCCTAGCTATGCATACTCATATACACATCAGGTTAGGCTGTCTGAATAGCCCTTCCCTACTGGATAGGCTGGATGAAACCAAGGTACGGAGAATGGCTTCCAAATCTCGCTGGTTCACTTTGTGGATGCAATTTCTTTGACTAAATCACCGCTGATCACAATTTTATGGCGGAGCTGCCCAAGGAGCTCCCCGCCAAATGATCTTGCATTCACCAGTACATATGCACCAGTCAGAATGTCCGAAACGGAGAGTGAGACTTGTGAAGATCCGTGACTACTGGACTGTCGTCTTACTTCACCCCAGTGCTTGAGCGCTGTTGGTTGACATTGGTCCACTTAAACTCCGTTGCGCCGTCAGCCGGGCACAAAGTTCTCCCGGTCAGTAGGAGCTTGTGACATTTCAACGTGGATGTAATTGTCCAAACCCCTTGTGGAGTCACATGCTAACAGCTGAGACGAAAACGGGCAAAGAGTGCTCTGAATACTTGCGTCCAAAATAAGAACTTAAGAGTGGAGGAGGTACGGAGGGACCTGAGGAGTGTGCAGGAGGAGTTAGGGGGGGAAACTATTACTATCGTGCCTTTTTCGATGGGAACAGTCATCGAGTTCTGGCTTCAAGCCTATGCTTAGCTCCATCGAACATTATGCGCCTTATGTTCAGCAATGAAGGAGATCGACATCGCCCCATTTCAATGCCCCACTGCATGGTAAAGTGCAAGGGGCCGTAATTCCTCCTCCGGGGCTCTGCGCGACAAAAGGACTTCTCGAGTGTACAAGATCACCATCGAGCGGGCACATGAAAAATTCCTTGATACGACTGAGCTGAGAAATCCATCCAATAATGACTGTACATCTTCGTCGATCTTAGAGCACTgctaagtatataatagctGCGTTACGCTTGGCAATATTTGCAATACAACACAGTCTTTCACAAACACATCCAATCATTTCAAATCACAATCAGACAATCAATCCAATATGAAGCTCTCTTCCCTCCTTACTTTCACCACAATTGCCATCGCCGGCACAGACGCATGGAGCTTTACAGTCTGGACCGGAAAAGACCAGCACGGAAAGAAACGCCACTACCACAGCAGTGTCGGAGATAACGACTGCTACAATTTCGACAAGGCCATCACTTCGAAGGGCGTTGGTTCTTTCGAGTTCTGCAGCTTCATTTGGACCCGTTGCTCCGTCTCAATCCATAGCGACATTGGCTGTCGGGGCAAGAAGCTTGGGTCCGCGACGGCCGCTGACAAAGGCGACTTATGGCCCACAAAGTGGTCGAAGAATACCAGCAAAGAAGCGAAGAAAATGAAGAGTTTCAGGATTCAGGGTTGCAAGGATATTCCTGTCACGGGAGGCAACTTGGATATCGCCAGCTGTAAATAATAGGCTGTGGGAAACTGGGCGGTTACTGCTTTTGTGATTAGCTGCTTCCCTGCGGGTTATGTATATAATATAGGaagcttttatataaaagagagGAAACTAAGAGAGCCTCAAGGAATAAAGTCAGATGAAAACTGTTACAATTAAGAATAACTTAGTTAAAAaggctttttcttttttataaaaaagtaacgttgttgataagcaagtgggacaGACAAGGAAGTGGGACACTTTTCTCTACCTTTAAACTTCAAATCCATTTAAAAACACTACAAACcatctaattaattaaaactactcactatactcttccccagaGATCTCAATTATtacctgacaggtccttgcattatgcccgCCCTTGCCGCATACACCACGTCGCCGATTGCCCGGTCTGACCGACCTTCCtcgaccaccacttctcgataaTTCCCTCACTACCTGCGTAttaacatccatctgatcaattacttgTGATGCTTCCTGTATAGTCATtgcccctcctttctgtagtctagttctttttgccctccggcgccggcttagtatctcatttgcatctcgaagattTCGCACCTCATTCCTCAATATAACAACCTCATGCATAATTGCCCTTGTTGCTTTAGTATTTGACTTTAAAGCCTCTataattgactctggggagctgcCTTtatgtcttctgattcgtctttctaggtattcagactgagattgaGCCTCTGTTGCTGTCTTAGGAgtctttgaaacccatgGGGTTGATGGTTGGCTGACCTCTCCGGGAGGCGTTGGGGTtcgtagctgcacatcaagctttgagatcacggtttctgggtcaagaggagcaagtccagctcctctaaaacccccCCGGATATTACTTTCAGTAAAAGTAGCTTTAAAGGCGGCATGAAAGGccgggaagaactcggtcttggaaatatgggttatagagcatctgattagatgctctatttctcgaccataagCCTTTTTCAGCACTGcaaagcacccaacatcgagaggctgaagtagatgGGATGCATGAGCTggcatacagagcgtgataatcttattatcctggcagtatctctcaaagtcagcagagtggtggctttcgtgaccatcaaggatcagaagacgatacCGAGCATTTGATCGTTTAGTTGTAGAtcgatcaaagtgctttagccactcaagacccAGCTCATTATTTGTCAATCCATTTTGGCTCGTTGCGATAACCCAGTCGGccgggaggttgctttctcggtaccagttggcaaggtgatattggcccgcACCAATGATGAATGGCGCGATCGATTGACCTTCTGCATTAATCGCCTGGATTACTGTAATCCATTCAcgatttccaggctgcactgattttggtcttccttgcctttccgAGCCTGTAACTGCCATTCCGGCCATTATAAGACCCATCAcaaagccagtctcatcaaagttccagatatcatctgatcaattaccATACTTTGCAATTGTATTCTGtacaagcctaaaccagccacgaataatagtcggatcttcgcatttggctctctggtagtcatatctccgaaaTAAACGCgtctttagctctggttgccgcttgacgaagttATGAGCCCAGCCAGCGCTTGCCAACAGGTAATGCATCGCGGTCAGCGAGCAGAGAATTGGCTATTTCTTCCACGAAACGCAGTCGCGCAGGAAATCCTCGGGAATCTAGGTCAAGGAGGAATTGAACTATTATCTGTTCTtctagatcagatagtttcCGTGACTTTGGGACCCAATCGCTTCGcgattgaatgccattccTTCGGTCACGGAGGGTACTATATCCaaccttatatatagtagCAGCGCGTCGGAGACGTAATtttgggttattttgaagggcctgaagggcaagaagaattCTAGCTTCATTTGAAGGTTGTGATATAATGG is part of the Fusarium oxysporum Fo47 chromosome VII, complete sequence genome and harbors:
- a CDS encoding uncharacterized protein (expressed protein) gives rise to the protein MKLSSLLTFTTIAIAGTDAWSFTVWTGKDQHGKKRHYHSSVGDNDCYNFDKAITSKGVGSFEFCSFIWTRCSVSIHSDIGCRGKKLGSATAADKGDLWPTKWSKNTSKEAKKMKSFRIQGCKDIPVTGGNLDIASCK